A region of Candidatus Obscuribacterales bacterium DNA encodes the following proteins:
- a CDS encoding NFACT RNA binding domain-containing protein — protein sequence SGFEVLVGRNNRQNDDLTSRLATDYDLWFHTQQIPGSHVLLRLDAGSVADDADLQFTANLAAYYSRARQSDQAPVVYTAPKHVYKPKGAKPGTVIYKHETVIWGYPQQVSSSAIVRMP from the coding sequence AGCGGCTTTGAAGTGCTGGTGGGACGCAATAATCGCCAAAACGATGATCTCACCAGCCGTCTCGCCACCGATTATGACCTGTGGTTTCACACCCAGCAAATTCCCGGCAGCCATGTGCTTCTCCGTCTAGATGCGGGCAGCGTTGCCGATGATGCCGACCTGCAGTTTACCGCTAATCTTGCGGCCTACTATAGCCGCGCGCGCCAGAGTGACCAAGCCCCAGTGGTCTACACGGCTCCCAAGCATGTCTACAAGCCCAAGGGTGCCAAGCCCGGTACCGTGATCTACAAGCATGAAACGGTGATCTGGGGCTATCCCCAACAGGTATCATCCTCAGCAATCGTCCGGATGCCGTGA